Part of the Cohnella candidum genome, GGTTTCCCCCAGCTTATCCTACGGAAGGTGGCCCACATGAACAAGGAATTGAAAATCGCGATCATCGGCTCCGGCAGCACCTATACGCCCGAACTGATCGAAGGCATCCTGAGACGCAAGGAAGTACTGCCCATCCGCGAGCTGGTATTGATGGATATCGACGCCAGAAAGCTGGATGTCGTCGGCCGGCTGAGCGAGCGGATGATCCGGGCGGAGAACGTGCCCTGCCGCGTGACGATGACCCAGGACTTGGACGAGGCGCTCGCGGGCGCCGACTTCGTACTCGGCCAAATCCGCGTCGGCAAGCTTCCGGCCCGGGTACTGGACGAGAAAATCCCGCTGAAATACGGGCTGATCGGCCAAGAAACGTGCGGCATCGGCGGCTTCTTCAAAGCGATGCGCACCATCCCCGTGATGCTCCATATCGCCGAACGGATGAAGGCTCTTTGTCCGGACGCCTGGCTGATCAACTTCTCGAACCCGGCCGGCATCAACACGGAAGCCCTGCTCAACCACGGGGGCATCAAGATGATGGGCCTCTGCAACGTTCCGTATAACATGTTTAAAAGCATCCGCGAAACGCTATCGCTTCCACGAGCTAACTTCACCTATGTCGGCTTGAACCACCTCAGCTGGATTACGTCGATCGAACAGGACGGCACGGATTATCTGCAGCAGGCGCTGCAAATGGGTCTGAACAGCGAGGCCATGAAGAACATTCCGTCCAGCGGCTTCAGCAAGGAGCTGATCCAGCTCGTCGGGGCGATTCCCTCCTCCTATTTGGAATATTACTATTTTAAAGAGAAGAAGCTGAAGATGGTCCGAGAGGCTGAGCTTTCCCGAGGCGAAAAATGCATGCAGATCGAGGAAGACCTTCTGAAAATCTATTCGGACTCGGAACTCCACGTCAAGCCGGAGCTGCTGTCCTCCCGCGGCGGCGCCAACTATTCCGAAGTGGCGATCAGCCTGGTCGACGCCATCTACAACGACAAACAAGAGGTTCACGTGGTGAATCTCCTGAACCAAGGCGCGCTGGATTTCATGGAAGACACCGACGCCGTCGAGGTTTGCGCGGTCGTCGGCAAGAACGGCGCCAAACCGATCAAAGTGAACGATTTCCGCAACCGGCACATCATCGACTACATGCGCATGGTCAAAGCGTATGAACGCGAAACCGTCGCCGCGGCCGTTACCGGCAGCGAGGAAGCGGCGATGCGCGCGCTGCTCATGAATCCGCTCGTCGGCGACTACGATGCGGCGTACGCATGTTTCCATGAATTGAAGGAAGCCCACAAGGCTTATTTGCCCCAGTTTTTCGACTCGGCGTCCCGCTAAGCAGATGGCGAACCCAAACTGCGTCATCGGCGTTGACGGCGGCAACAGCAAAACCGACTACTTCTTATTCGACATCAAAGGAAACTTCATTGATCATATCCGTGCCGGGACGTGCAGCCACGAAAGGTTTCCGGACGGCTACGTCAGCGCGCACCGCGTCATGAACGAGAACATTTCGGAACTGCTCGGACGCAACGGCCTTGCGATCGAAGACGTGAAAGCCGCCGCGTTCGGATTGGCCGGCGCGGATGTGCCTTCTCAGAAAAAACGGCTGAGCGAGATCTTGGAGCGCATCGGCTTCAACCTCTACGCCGTCGATAACGACTCATTCCTCGGCATTAAAGCGGGTTGCCCGACAGGAAGCGGGATTTGCTCCATCAACGGTTCCGGCACCGTCACCGGGGGCATCTCCCCGAGCGGCAGGCGCCTCCAAGTGGGCGGCGTCGGCAGCGAACTGTCGGGCGATGAAGCAGGCGGCTATTTCTTGGCGCGAAAA contains:
- a CDS encoding 6-phospho-beta-glucosidase, whose translation is MNKELKIAIIGSGSTYTPELIEGILRRKEVLPIRELVLMDIDARKLDVVGRLSERMIRAENVPCRVTMTQDLDEALAGADFVLGQIRVGKLPARVLDEKIPLKYGLIGQETCGIGGFFKAMRTIPVMLHIAERMKALCPDAWLINFSNPAGINTEALLNHGGIKMMGLCNVPYNMFKSIRETLSLPRANFTYVGLNHLSWITSIEQDGTDYLQQALQMGLNSEAMKNIPSSGFSKELIQLVGAIPSSYLEYYYFKEKKLKMVREAELSRGEKCMQIEEDLLKIYSDSELHVKPELLSSRGGANYSEVAISLVDAIYNDKQEVHVVNLLNQGALDFMEDTDAVEVCAVVGKNGAKPIKVNDFRNRHIIDYMRMVKAYERETVAAAVTGSEEAAMRALLMNPLVGDYDAAYACFHELKEAHKAYLPQFFDSASR